AAATAATTGTATGTTTAAATTAGATTCTAATTTCTTCTCAAGTTTCCACCCTTATTTGTGCAATCCTGATTATTGATTTGGCAACTATATTATtgaatttgtgtttattttaaataaatgttattttaccCAATTGATTTGCCACTTTTGTAGTGAACATGGATTTGACAAGATACATTGGAAGTATGAGGAATATCCAGAATAATGATTTTATAAGTTTTCCTACAAGGATGAGAAAATCCCTCAAATCTGAAGATTTTAATATGAAGTTACCTCAACTTGTCTCAATGGATATTTTGGAACATTCCAATCTTTTACCTCAGCAACATGCAAATAATTGTATGTTTAGATAGATTGTGATATCTTCCCAAGTTTTAATCCTCATTTGTACAATATTGATTTAGTCTTTACAATAATAGTATTGAATTTTCCGTTACATCTTAGttagaattattttaattttcaataaatgTATTGTTTCACCCATTTAATTTGCTATTTTTGCAGTCGAGACAGATCTGACAAAAAATAGAGATTGCTTGGGGATGATTACGCATAATAATGAGTGTATGAGTTTTCCTAACATGACGCCAAGCTTCGAATTGAATTTTCAGAAGAATTTCACTCATGATGGTAATACTGAAGTCGTGCCAAGACCTACCAAAATACAGAAAAAATGGCGGAGTCTACTTTTGGCGTCTCTTTAGTTAACAATGCAAGTGCTGAGCAATTGTCTTACAAGATGGTTCAACCTCATTCTATTGAAACACTTTCGGAAGTGCAGCAACAACAGTTAGAATTTCCCTTCTCATCTATCGACGGTGAAGTTGATAAGTACAGTGTGGAAGAGTTTACAAATCTAGTTCTTGGCATTAGTGAGATAAACAGCAATGTGATGGTTGATACATTTGGACAAACTTTAAAGACTAACACATTTCCCTCTAAAGGCTTAGAAGCTGCTACTGAAAGGCATGATGTGATGGATAGCAACAACTTAAATGAATTTGACATTGGATTGAATTCCATTATGCGTACTCTCAGTATGGATGATATTCCTACTGATGGAGGGGATATAAAAGGCAGAAATGAATTTGACCAGGCTGAGACAAATGCTAAAAAGAAAGTTATTGAGCCAAAAGCCGATCAAGAGATGCAAATAAAGTcttcaagtacaattgttgtGGAGATGCAGAACAATGTGAGTGATGATACATTTGGACAGACTTTCAAGAGTGAAATGATTCCCTCAAAAGGCTTAGATGCTAGTCCGGTGTTTGAGGAGCCAGATACTGAAATCTATGGTGTGATTGACATTGGATTCAACCAGGAGGCGACAAATgctaaaaataaagagaagcaAAAGGCTGATCAAGAGAAGCAAACAGAGTCTTCAAATACAACACTTAATGTTGTTTCCTTGATTTATTTGCTCACACGTGATCAAATAAgagaatatattaataatcttGAGAAAGGAATCCGTTCAGGTTAGTACACCCCTTTCCAGTGTTTCTAATTACCTTGACCTGTTTTGGTATTACTGATATATAATGATTTCTGTTGTGAACTAACTATCCCAAAAGGTTAAGCTATTTAGTTAAAGCTCATAAATGGTTCTTCCTCTTCTTTTAATCCTTGGATGTTGTGTATGCATTTGTTTTTATGATAATTCATGTGTTtttatgattgtatatacatttGTTAACTGTTAACCGATAAAGTTACATAATAGTACTATGATAATGTGATGCTAATAAGCATGCCTACTGAGTTGCACCAGAATTGTACTGAGGCAGTGTCGgtttatgtataatttttaatagcTGGTTTATAGGATtttattattagataaaaactttttgcttttattttcttaatatttaagTTGACGTGTTTATAGCTTTCACATGGAATTCTAAGCCATATACAAGCTGACGCATCTTTTAACACAGAGGACAACAGTGGACGGCACATGTCAATTATGTACAACGAAAGCTTTCTACTTTGCATTAGTACAAATTTATTGCTTACATTGTCAAACCCGTATCAAGCGAAACGCAAAGTATTTCTTTCTGATAGtgtcaaacaattatattatCTTTTGATGTGAATTTATCATATGACCGATGTTGAATCTAGCCTAATTTTAATGAGgtgatcaattttttaaaaaacattcatatattaaatttaattagtgagtgaaaaaatcataataatttttattaatatatataaaaagtaaattaatactgcaataaagaaaataaaaattggcaataactatttaaaaaagtaGCACTTGGATGACGCTTTAAAGAGACAAATTAATctataattgaatttataataactagtaatatatttttcGATATAAACAACTAAACTATTTACAATTTACAAGaaatttatcataaattttatttacaagtGATGTCTTGATAATTTATATTGctcaaactattttatttgtagTTGCAGTATTAATcaagtgataatttttttgactttttttctcttctaattttatttctaataaacttatttgaatatatatatatatatagttaaatataaaattatacttattttttataaaaaaaaataaattgggtAGCCAAAAGTTGCCTATTTATATGGGCATACATGTGATAAAAActtattgttttttaataatgaataaaaaatattgtaactcACATATTCTCCCCcatattatatatgttttagCGATATCCATATTCACTTTGGTACGTTAAtcatttatatacatatatttttttagccAAATGGATAACTCATAGATTTGATCGTTGGATGATCAACTTCTTAATGGTGCATTTACAAAATAATCCACGGGTCTACGATCTGGTATAGTTAATGTTGACAAAGTAGTTTGTATGTTTACTAAATCGAAGATTGCTTTCCCTTTGTGTTACTTGGGCTTGTAACGGCTAAAAGAAGACCAAACACTAAGCAAAGTTCTTTTTACGTATAATTTGTTAGGTCCAACAGCAATATATTCACCACTATTTCTGTAGAGATAAAACTATTTTCCATACAAGTATTTTTGACAAATTAATTAAGACAGCTTTATTCTACTGTTtgcatatttcaattttaaattgagttgaaaattaaacaatttaccCATGAAATAAGTCAAACTCAACTAACAATTCCAACATTGTTAGTCTGAATACTTTTTATGGTAACTCAAGTTTGAATATGAGACCTCCACTTTGTGTTTGTGAGTTTATTAGTAGTGTTTAGCAAACACCGACAGATCTGCAAACACAGATCCTCTACGATCGGCCATAGAGGATCTGTGtcttttccaaaataaaaacaaagtgccttttcctatggcttcaactttaGCTTTCTTTCCGCTTTGCTCTTTTGATCTATATCTCTTGCCTCCTCTCATATATTCCAAACAAATCAGTAAGTGTTAATTAATCAAGAGAAttaagcataataaataaccaTTCTCATGTAAATATACATATTTACTATTAATTAAGCTAAGAGAATATGAAAATTTAGACCAAATGGCTGAATGTTGGGTAAGTTTTCTTTGAACATCTATCTCAACCAACATTGTGTTAAGATTTCAAATAAGAATCCATACCCCGGACTTCTCGCATCTTTTTGATACCTTAACACTAAGCCAGATGCCAGTGGAGGCTACGATATCGCTCGCCAGTCCACTGCAGCATGCTTAATCTCACACACCAACAGGAAACCTGGTCAACATGTTTGCTTCGAGGAGTATGCATAGTAAATACTACCGAAAACATCTCCGGAGAATATCATAGCAGTGTTACATACCTGCTTGCATGTTGAAGATAAGTCTGAATCAAACAAGACTATAGAAACATAAGCATCTAAAGGAAGAGATGATAATTAATAGCCAATACCTTGttgacttctttttcttttcaagcGGATGATCTGGCACGGCGCGTGTTGTATCTTGGTGGGGTAGTCTTGGCAACATCTACCACTATCATCCAGCCATTAATAATCTGAACGCAgaataaaatcattcaagacTACCAAACTTTTTCTATTGTGAATTATAAAGCCgcattctttttctttctccaCGATGGCGAAGCAGAACCAATGAAAAgtaaaattgcattttttttcatGCAAGAAAGAAAGATGGATCTAATCTACCTTGCCATTCATCTCTTTGAGTGCTGCACTTGCAGCCTCTTCTGTGGTGTATTCAATAAATGCATAACCCTTGGAcctttttgaaatattatccATAATAACTTTAACTGTCAAACATaaccatttattttattagtaaaagTGAGGACAAAACTTTATTTCTACCTTTAGATGGTAAATATTGATGGGAATAGAAAACAGTATACAAAGTTGAAACTACCTTCAACAAGCTCACCAAAGCCTTCAAATGCGGCACGTAAGGTTTTCTCAGATGTATAAAATGATAGCCCTGTTCAAGAGACAAATAACTGTCAAATAGTAGTAGCATGGAATCGTCCCGAAGTAATAGTGCTGCTATTCACAAAGTTTTCGAAGATTAAAGTTCAAACATGATAGATACCATAGAATTAATGTTCTGAGCATACCTGTCACAAAAAGTTTCTTCGTTTTCACCAAAGCTTCCTGACTTGTTTTAGAAGAATTTGGCATATTCAGACGATTTTCCAAGTTTCTACCTAAACATATGTAGTTAGCAggaaatcagaagaaaaaaatgtcataTGATTAACGTTAGAAAGTAGAAAATCATGACCATCCATAACTTAATGTCACTGAAAATCACGTCcttccattaaaaaaaatgaatatctTGTCCTCGTTGAAAGACAATTAAAATTTGTTAGTCATAACCAGAGCCTGAGTTTTACATCAACTTTTAAATCATAGAGTTTCTTAagtgtaaaaatattatagaggTAAATAATATTAGCAAGAAGTTCCTAAATACAAAAATGCCGGAATTTATGAAACGACAAACCTTCGTAGTCCTTATTTTCAGACTCGAAATTGTCGTCTGGCTGAACTGACAAGACACCAGGAACACCTGCACCACAACAAACGTTTCAAAGTTCGTTTAATGTGGTAATTTAAACTTTGGAGCAAAGTTGGTTAAGGATCTACAAGGCTAACCAGCTAGCTCATGTGCACAATCCTCATCAAGTTCACAACAAAATCCAAAGTTGGTTTTCCAAGAAACATGATATATACACATTTGTGCATCCTTCTCACTGCATACACCATTGTCAATTTGTAACCTAATTTTAGGGAAAGGAGTAACCTGATAAATAAGAAAGCAAAAGTAGAGTTCAATGTCCTTACTTTTCCATGACCTTGGTCAAAATTTGAGCATAATGATCAACAATCTGAGCTTTGGTAACAACCCGAACACCGGGTTTAGCCATTCTAACAAGCCAGTGCTTTGAATTTCCCGCAGGGAACAACATATCAGTTTGTAAGCTTGATGGTCGGCCACTTGATAAACTATAGTCCTTTCTCAACAAGTTGAAATCCGGATCAGGTCTAACCAATAAGACCCTGGGTAAACCTATAGCAACATATATGCATAAGaatcaaattcaattaaaaGAATTATATCAATGATGATACCCTTTCCCAGGACTAAACTTCAAGAGTCCATGCTTGCAGCAAATATACATTAGTTAGGGCAAAAAAGCACATGTGAAGTTATGAACAATTACCCTTACTTACTTCTAAGATTATCACATCACAGTATCAAGGAATATGGTTAATCAGAGACTAGGGGAAAAAATAACAACTTACTGGCCAACTTGGAGGATATCTCTTCATCAATGTCACAACAAAAACCGAAATGTGAATCCCAAGAAGCATCATACAGACACATTTGAGCATCTTTCTCACTATTGAAACCAAAATTACAGTgttattttcaataaaaggcTTTTTTGAATAAGCTTATTTAAGCTTATCTGCTGGCATAAGCAGTTGTAAGACTTCTTTGGATTGGCCTATTTGAACTCTACTAAATAAGCACGTATAAGACTGTTTTGAAGAGCTTATAGAAACAATTTATGACAAGTTCATAAGCTTTTATCAACTAATTTTCATAAACTCTCTAGAATAGCTTATATGAAAAGtaattgactttattttatcttttgttctAGAAACAGTTTATACATGAGTACTTATATCATAAGCGCTTATGCTACAAACgcttatttaattgtttatccaaacaggATTGAGAGAATTGATGAAAACAACCTATGAGACCATAAATTGTCTTCAACTTAATTTTCACAGGCTCTCTTGATTGGCTTACCGAAACAACTTATATGAAACtaatttgagtttattttatattctttatAGTTTATACACAAGCACTTATGTGCTTAATTAAGCTATTTATCGAAAAAGAGACTGAAATTAAAAACCCATTAGAGAGGTACCTGCCGAGAACTGTTTGTAGAGTGTTTACATAATAATCAATGAGTTGTGCCTTGGAATTGACCCCGTGAGGAGGTTTATCCATGAGCACCATCCAGTGGCGGTTCTTTGAGATGGAAGGAGTGAAGGAAGAAGGGTTTGTTGTTGCTGCTATTCTAGTAAATGAACAATTACGTGAAATGGAACAAGAAGAAGAGGAAATATTAGAATGATGGTTTTTGTTGGGTAGTCTTCTTATGTTTATTGGGAGTTCGTGAATTTGGGGTCTGTTTGGTTTCAGAGAGGGAAAGGTTTGAGATTTGGTGAATGTGACAGATATACTCAGAATTTCCATGTTTGTTATTAAATCTATGGTTTCATGGGAAAAGTGAAACAGAGTTCAATTAATTCTCAGTGGCAATGCAAACTGCGAATAGTTATCTAATTTCAACGTTGTGACACTCACACTCGTATCCTCAAAGAAATCCACAATTGAAGGTTGCAGggtttaaattttatgaaattttttagatttcaaaaaaataatttaaatccaCCCCTGGTGCGAATTGAATGtaacataaaagattaatttggaaaaaaatttaagacCAATATAGAAAATTGGTTTAAAAAGGATTTCatgcataattttattttagttttttataaaaaaccacaaatttaatattataaataattttctttaatatcCGTGATTTAATCAAGGATGTATACAATTGAtacaatcaattataatttagaaGTTGGTCTTCTGGGTTGCCCTCCAAGTCATTATTACTGGAATGAGTATCAGGATTTAGCAGGCAAGCAAAAATCAGAGAAATCATCTGAAAGAAATGAAAGGTTTTGAAGTTactagaaataaataattagatgGTAGAAAGAAAGGATAGTGAAGACAGAAAATTAGGTAGCTTACCATGCATATGGAAGCACATATAATGCTAAAACCTTTGCATTCAAAGGGAGCATTGCTTGATAAAAACAATGCTGAAACAACAGTTATTATATTGTAAGTATTTGGCATTGTAAGTAGAATGGTTTCATGAGAAGCTGATTTTAGGATTCCACTCACAAGTTAAAGGACTCATGACAATTGGTGATAATAGATCAGATATAGATTGTGCCCCAGCAATAAAAGTTTNNNNNNNNNNNNNNNNNNNNNNNNNNNNNNNNNNNNNNNNNNNNNNNNNNNNNNNNNNNNNNNNNNNNNNNNNNNNNNNNNNNNNNNNNNNNNNNNNNNNNNNNNNNNNNNNNNNNNNNNNNNNNNNNNNNNNNNNNNNNNNNNNNNNNNNNNNNNNNNNNNNNNNNNNNNNNNNNNNNNNNNNNNNNNNNNNNNNNNNNNNNNNNNNNNNNNNNNNNNNNNNNNNNNNNNNNNNNNNNNNNNNNNNNNNNNNNNNNNNNNNNNNNNNNNNNNNNNNNNNNNNNNNNNNNNNNNNNNNNNNNNNNNNNNNNNNNNNNNNNNNNNNNNNNNNNNNNNNNNNNNNNNNNNNNNNNNNNNNNNNNNNNNNNNNNNNNNNNNNNNNNNNNNNNNNNNNNNNNNNNNNNNNNNNNNNNNNNNNNNNNNNNNNNNNNNNNNNNNNNNNNNNNNNNNNNNNNNNNNNNNNNNNNNNNNNNNNNNNNNNNNNNNNNNNNNNNNNNNNNNNNNNNNNNNNNNNNNNNNNNNNNNNNNNNNNNNNNNNNNNNNNNNNNNNNNNNNNNNNNNNNNNNNNNNNNNNNNNNNNNNNNNNNNNNNNNNNNNNNNNNNNNNNNNNNNNNNNNNNNNNNNNNNNNNNNNNNNNNNNNNNNNNNNNNNNNNNNNNNNNNNNNNNNNNNNNNNNNNNNNNNNNNNNNNNNNNNNNNNNNNNNNNNNNNNNNNNNNNNNNNNNNNNNNNNNNNNNNNNNNNNNNNNNNNNNNNNNNNNNNNNNNNNNNNNNNNNNNNNNNNNNNNNNNNNNNNNNNNNNNNNNNNNNNNNNNNNNNNNNNNNNNNNNNNNNNNNNNNNNNNNNNNNNNNNNNNNNNNNNNNNNNNNNNNNNNNNNNNNNNNNNNNNNNNNNNNNNNNNNNNNNNNNNNNNNNNNNNNNNNNNNNNNNNNNNNNNNNNNNNNNNNNNNNNNNNNNNNNNNNNNNNNNNNNNNNNNNNNNNNNNNNNNNNNNNNNNNNNNNNNNNNNNNNNNNNNNNNNNNNNNNNNNNNNNNNNNNNNNNNNNNNNNNNNNNNNNNNNNNNNNNNNNNNNNNNNNNNNNNNNNNNNNNNNNNNNNNNNNNNNNNNNNNNNNNNNNNNNNNNNNNNNNNNNNNNNNNNNNNNNNNNNNNNNNNNNNNNNNNNNNNNNNNNNNNNNNNNNNNNNNNNNNNNNNNNNNNNNNNNNNNNNNNNNNNNNNNNNNNNNNNNNNNNNNNNNNNNNNNNNNNNNNNNNNNNNNNNNNNNNNNNNNNNNNNNNNNNNNNNNNNNNNNNNNNNNNNNNNNNNNNNNNNNNNNNNNNNNNNNNNNNNNNNNNNNNNNNNNNNNNNNNNNNNNNNNNNNNNNNNNNNNNNNNNNNNNNNNNNNNNNNNNNNNNNNNNNNNNNNNNNNNNNNNNNNNNNNNNNNNNNNNNNNNNNNNNNNNNNNNNNNNNtaataataataataataataataataataataataataataataataataataataataataataataataataataataataataataataatatgatcgATAGAAAAAGACAGCAAACCTGACTATTTGAGCTTGATGCTTTTGAAATAATAGCATATGTCTACATGACAAGAAATGAATTGGCATATAAAGACTAAAAGAGTGAAGACCATTAAATTGTAACTTAATAGTGgatagtaataattttattacatatatGAGGGAAATTAATCTACAACTCACAGCAGGTTTCACAAGGACATAGATAATTCCAAATGAAGCACTTAAGTATGGTACCTGCATTAGTGAATTAAACTCAATTACTATCATTAAGGAAATGCACAATATGAAATTTACAGCAAGCCATATAAAGCATGTAGTACATTTGTATAAGGACATTATAACAATACATGATGcaagattaataataaaatattcgtTATCAGTTTTACTTACCCAAGGTGCCCATGCTAATCCTGAAAGCCAAGCctacacaaaaatatattatgaatgAAGAGTACAATGGTATCAATGAGTTTGCTTTTAGGAAGCATGTAAGTAAAGGAAATGTAACTTCATAACTTACATATGCTATTGATGCAAGTAAGGCAGAGCATAGAATCACTTTCTCTCCCACCAAAGGATTTAGTATTGGAAGCAACACAATCTGGAAGCAGCTCACAGTAAGCACTTAAGGCACATTCAATTCAACTTAATTCTGTTATGCACACTTTTCCTTGGTAAGAAGAATCACAAAACAAACTAGCTTTCATTTTTTcagtatattatataaaaataaaagttatcattttaaactttaatttaattaatataattattttttaataaaaaaagtttacaaTTGACCTTGAATATTCTTTTTAACgacgaaatttttttattaacacaaCATTAAGTTTTCACttgagaaaataattattacatgaattaaaatatataaattatttaaaatgaataatatttattagaattcattatttttttacataatttttattaagatTTTTGTTAAGATTGTACAATTGATAAATCTTAATCTATATAATTTAtgataatagttaaaaaattatatttcaccaaacttttttttaaagtaaagaataaaagaagttattcaatattgaaaaataagaaaaacattaattgaagaatattttttgtttgtaattcaAGATGGGAGGGAGTATAGTGGTAGTATTAGAGATGGGGGCACACGTGTGAGACGGTATGTGAAGAAAACCTCGATCGTCGTCTACATTCAAACCCTATTTCGCTCACCATTCGTAACTTGTACCCATCACTTTGCCCCCAATTCCATTATTCCTATTCccaaccctaaccctaaacccgaagGAACCTTCTCATGAAATTCTCGACGCAAAACTCCACCACTGTCTCAGAACCTGGTTCGATTCCATAACCCTCGAAGAAAGAACCTTCTTCGTCTTCTCTTTCGAGTTTTCTATGGAGGGCTCTTCAGAGGATATTGGAGCCCCTGATTCATGGGAGGTCGCTGATTTGGACGAGTCCATGAACCGCTTGAACCTTTTGATATCTTCCAACAAAGATTCAAAGACTCACGACCATGCCGACGGTGGGGCTGCACCGCATCTTCCTCCTTCGTCTTCTTCTTCCACCAGTGGCGATAAGGTTTCCGATGATGCCGTCAATCAAGTTGATCAGTTCCTTCGTGAAGCGATTCAAAACCCTCGTGAACGCCTTTCAGGTAGGTTTACCCATATTTATACATATGTACCATATTTTTCCGAGAAATCGCTACTTCAATTGTGAATTATAGTTACTTCTATtgtcaaatttatatataaaaataggtTCCTAATATTGTAGATATTTGTATACGTGTTTTGAGTATGTTTATTCCGTGATACATGCTACTGCTTAAATGGCATTGTTATGCAATTGTGAATGAGCAATGTTACTTGTTTTAGATTAACGTTGCTTTATGTTCTTAAATAGTAGATTTTTTCTCCTAGACTAATTAAAGTTTCTGATTTGAGTTATCCAGTTTTACGGATGGAGCAAGATGTTCTGAATTTTATTCAAGATCCTAATCAACAGCAGCTTGAATTTAACCAGCTTCCGACATCCTATTTAAGATTGGCTGCACACCGGGTGGCTCAGCATTATTCATTGCAGTCAATGGTTTTACTGGATAATAGTTTGCCGGATGGTTCTGGATCAAGAATTATTGTTCGCAAAACTGCTGAGTGTAAGCTTCCTGTTATTAGACTTGCAGACATCCCTGTAAAGTTACCATCAGAAAACAATGCTGTAGTGAAGGTTGCAATCAAACCGAGGCCACAAAAGCAGACACAGTCTCTTAGCAATGCAAATTCAAACTCGGCAAAGAAAAACAACTCTAAAAGTGTGGAAGAGAGAAAAGAGGAGTATAATAGGGCTCGTGCTAGGATCTTTAACTCGAGCAATAATGGCAGTACAGTGGGTGTGAAGCCAGAATGTGAGACAAGGCAGCAGGATAACTCATTCCATGGTTCCTCTGGGTTTACACGCGGGGAAGATAAAACTGCTTCTTTATCTGATGTTAGTTCAAGTAGGGGCCTGGTTGGTTCTTCAACTAATATCAGCAGGGGGGTGGTTGAGTCTTCAACATATACCAGTAGAGGACTTGTTGAATCTTCAACTAATACCAGTAGGGGACTGGTTGAATCTTCAGCTAATACCAGTAGGTCTAGAAGTAGGACAGAGAGGGAGTCAGTTGGTAGGTATAGGCAAAGTAATAGGGTGGCCATATTCCGGGACC
The genomic region above belongs to Cicer arietinum cultivar CDC Frontier isolate Library 1 chromosome 4, Cicar.CDCFrontier_v2.0, whole genome shotgun sequence and contains:
- the LOC101490156 gene encoding organelle RRM domain-containing protein 1, chloroplastic, with product MEILSISVTFTKSQTFPSLKPNRPQIHELPINIRRLPNKNHHSNISSSSCSISRNCSFTRIAATTNPSSFTPSISKNRHWMVLMDKPPHGVNSKAQLIDYYVNTLQTVLGSEKDAQMCLYDASWDSHFGFCCDIDEEISSKLASLPRVLLVRPDPDFNLLRKDYSLSSGRPSSLQTDMLFPAGNSKHWLVRMAKPGVRVVTKAQIVDHYAQILTKVMENEKDAQMCIYHVSWKTNFGFCCELDEDCAHELAGVPGVLSVQPDDNFESENKDYEGRNLENRLNMPNSSKTSQEALVKTKKLFVTGLSFYTSEKTLRAAFEGFGELVEVKVIMDNISKRSKGYAFIEYTTEEAASAALKEMNGKIINGWMIVVDVAKTTPPRYNTRRARSSA
- the LOC101490481 gene encoding uncharacterized protein, with product MEGSSEDIGAPDSWEVADLDESMNRLNLLISSNKDSKTHDHADGGAAPHLPPSSSSSTSGDKVSDDAVNQVDQFLREAIQNPRERLSVLRMEQDVLNFIQDPNQQQLEFNQLPTSYLRLAAHRVAQHYSLQSMVLLDNSLPDGSGSRIIVRKTAECKLPVIRLADIPVKLPSENNAVVKVAIKPRPQKQTQSLSNANSNSAKKNNSKSVEERKEEYNRARARIFNSSNNGSTVGVKPECETRQQDNSFHGSSGFTRGEDKTASLSDVSSSRGLVGSSTNISRGVVESSTYTSRGLVESSTNTSRGLVESSANTSRSRSRTERESVGRYRQSNRVAIFRDREIDRKDPDYDRSYDRYMQRFDPGFGFNGGSYPMQPMYTPVLNYNTYFPQLGSPHGPQRHAEHQPRPLPQHISGTWVAQSTPAGIGYGHPETMMSPFNPSQVGAHSSTMYMHSPQYPIQHPGMPFIHHEHIHQPFAQSHQPPPDASFGLARPR